In Pseudomonas sp. HR96, the DNA window GGTTCTGCTGGACTCACCGTTCGAATCCCGGTATCAGCCTTGCCACCGCCTGGCTGATATTTGGCATTGGCTCCGGGTTGACTGAAGGTATGGCTTTCCTTTCACGCCCGAAAGAACATTGGTACCTGATATGGCTGCCGTTGGCGTTGATCTACGGTCAATGGGTCTTACGCGAGCAGGCCTGGCGGATTACGGACATCCGCCGGGGGTGAACGCTACGCGCTGCTCAGGATGTCACTAGACGCAAAAGGCCACGGAAGGTCTTTTTGTTCCAGAAGCGAAGCGGGATCTGGGAAAGGATTTCCCTTGATAACTTTTTATCCCGACCCGCTGTCTTGAGCATCATGGAGTTACGAAAGTCCATGCAGATGTGCTCGTAGGCAGGATGACTCTTGTACATCGCATAGGTCTTGAGCACGTTCTCATACATAAACCGCTGGTTCTTGTAAGTGTTGGTGGCGTGTTTGCGATACTGTGCCAGCGGTTCCCCCAACACATCGATGAAATAGCCAGCGTGGGCCACGGCGAGTTCGATGTAGAGGTCCTCCAGGCGTATGTCAGGGTCGAACCCTCCTGCTTTCTGCAACGCCTCAACGCGAAACATCAGCGTGGCGGCCATGGGCCCGGGCTTGCGGTCTAGGAAGAGATCATCGAAATCGAGGCGGCGAAATGCAAGGTTTCGCTTGCGCTGCTCTCGCCCGCCCATCACAACACCGTCCTGGTCGATTATTTCAATGTTCGCCGAACAAATTCCGACCTCCGGTTTTCCCTCCATGTATTCGACTTGGGTGGCAATTCGGTGTGGAAACATGATGTCGTCCGAACCGAAGGGAACAATCAAGCTCCCTTTGGCGCGGGCAATCGCCTCGTTCAGCGTTCGCGACAATCCCTTGTTGGCTTGTGCGATGAAGTCAAAGCCGGCCTCGGCCTGCAGCGCCTGCAGCAATTCCACGCTGCCATCTTTCGATCCATCATCGACCACCAACAGTTCTATGTTTGGATAGGTCTGCTGCAACACACTGCGTACGCTCGCTTCAATGTAGGGAGCGTGGTTGTAGCTGGCGATGATGACGGTAACGAGTGGAAGAGACATGCCGATTGACCCCAGTTTAATGTTAAGAGCTACTGCCGAGCATTCGCACGACTACCATTTGAAGAAAAGGCGGCGTAGCCGTTGCACGGTGACTCTGTTCCACTGAGCGACAGGTAGACTCCGAATCAGCTTTAACGCATGGGCCTTGTCCTGCAAAACAGCATACTTCAAGGCCTTGTGGATGATTTCCCGCCTAGCCAATGGGTAGGCGAAATGATCCATATACGGCGCAATGGCTGCCATATCCGCTTCGAGTACCGGCAGATAGCGTTTGGACAGGTTATTGGGATGGCGCCGATACAGGGTGATCAGGACAGGTATCACATCAATGAACCACCCGAGATGGGCAATGCGCAGCGTTATCTGAAAGTCTTGGACCTTGATCGACGGATCATAGAAATTCGCCGCCTTGAGCGCTTCCATTCGATACAAGGCTGCCGGCGCCCCGCAAACCCGAGCGTTGGCGAGGATGTCGGCGAAATCGTAACGGCTCGGATGCTTGCGGGGTTCGTCCTTCAGCACTTTACCCTCAGGATCAATGTAGCGACTGTTGGCGCCTACCAACCCTGCATCTGGATGCTCCTCCAGGTATGCCACTCTTACCGCTACCGAGTTGGGCAGCATAATATCGTCCAGGTCGGGCGTCGAAACGTATTTGCCCCGAGCATGCTGCAAGCCGTGGTTGAGTGCCGCGCTCACACCTTGGTTTGCCTGCCGGTAGAGCTGGAAGCCGTGCACCTTCTGCAAAGCTTCGAGCATCTCAATGCTCCTGTCGGTGGAGCCGTCATCGACTATGATCACTTCGAAATTGCGATAGCTTTGCGCGTAGATGCTGGCTATCGCCAGATCAAGATATTTCTCTGCGTTGTAGCAGGGAGCAATGATCGAGACAAGGGGCATGCCTATCGCGTCTTGATCACTCGGCGATGCTGAAACCAGGGTGGTCATTGGTCAGTCGGAACCCATAATGCGTCGGAGGCCTCGCGCCCAGACAGAACAAAAAGATCCATCTTACATGATCGGCGCTGCGCCGCCGACCTGATTGTTCGCTAGTTTTCCTGGCTTGGGCAATGAACAACGGGTCGATGAACTCTCTATCTGGACTAGGGTCCGTCAGAAGATGACGCAGCAGCTGCCGCACCAGCTCGTCGACTGTGATGCAAATCGCCATCAACCGATCAGAGAGCTTGGCTTTATCTGGCCATAGGAACATGAGCTTGGTGGTAGCACATAGCCATTATGCGTGGAGCAGCCGCTTTGTCATCTACTCTTCATAGAGCTTTGTCGGTGGAGACCAGCGCAAAATTGACGCCGCGTTGAAGGATGCCTGTGCGGCATTTACAGCTCCACCACATCGGGACTCGGCTACCTCTTTCACGAGTCTGTCCGCTGCTGCATGTGTATCCAGTCGACTATCTCCCCATCTGGGGCATAACCAGTCACAATCTCCCTCAACAACAAGCGAACATGGTTATAGTCGTCGGACTCTACCGAATCCACCAATTCGGTCAGCTTAAGCTTCAGCGATGCCCAAGACAAAAACTCTTCTTGTGCAGCCATGATCATAGGGTGTCCAGTCAGCTCAACATTATCCCCAATGAGCAATTCTTCGTACAGTTTCTCGCCAGGACGCAGACCAGTAAACTCAATGACGATATCGCCGTGAGGGTTGTTTTCAGAGCGAATGCTCAAGCCGGACAAATGAATCATCTTCTCGGCCAACTCGACAATCTTGACTGGCTCGCCCATATCAAGAACAAACACATCCCCACCCTTGCCCATTGAACCGGCCTGAATTACTAGCTGAGCGGCCTCTGGGATTGTCATAAAATATCTAGTGATATTAGGATGGGTGACGGTTAACGGGCCTCCAGATTTTATCTGCTTATGGAACAGCGGAATGACCGAGCCTGACGAGCCCAGCACATTGCCGAATCTGACCATTGTAAACCGTGTCTTATTAACAGTTGGAATATTATCAGCAAACCGATACAGAACAGGGGCAGACTCTGCGCTCAACGCCTGGAGAATCATTTCAGCAAGACGCTTGGTGCTGCCCATTACATTCGTTGGCCTCACGGCCTTATCGGTCGAGATAAGCACAAAATTCGCCACCCCGGCACGCAATGCCGACTGCGCTGTGTTCAACGTGCCGATGACATTGTTTAAGACGCCCTCCGCAATATTGTGCTCTACCATCGGTACATGCTTGTAAGCAGCAGCATGATAAACCGTATCGATGCTCCAATTTCGCATCACGTCATGCAATTGATCCGGATTACGGACCGAACCAAGGATGGGCAGCAGACGGACATTAAGAGATTCGCGAGCAATACGCTGTTCAAGCTCCGACAAGATAATGTAGAGATTAAATTCACTGTGATCGAACAACACTAGCGTGGTAGGCCGCTGAGTTAAAATTTGTCGACACAGCTCGGAGCCTATCGAGCCCCCTGCCCCGGTTACCATGACGGACTGTCCTGCAATGCATCTTTCGAGCAAATTTTCCTGGGCAGGTACAGAGTCTCGCCCTAATAGATCCGCAATATCTACCTCTTGGATATCATCGACTTTGACACGGCCGCTGGCGAGGTCCATGAACCCTGGAATACTTCGAACGTGCAGAGGAAACTGCTCTAAAAAATTCAGAATTTCGCGTCGGCGGGCACGCGACGCAGAAGGCACTGCCAAGAGCACTTCCTGTGCACCGCAGCTGTCGATAAGTTTTTGTATATGCCGTGGCTTAAACACCTGCAGGCCGGAAATTATCGTGTTTGCAATGTTGGTGTCATCGTCTATGAAAGCGACGGGGCGCATCATTCGCCCCATTCTCAAGGCTGCCACCAATTGGTTGCCGGCCGCCCCGGCTCCATAGACCGCTACGCGCAGCAGGCCATCATCCTTTCGGGTGAAAGGCGCATGGATAGCGGCAGCAAACCAATCGCCGAGAAAATACTGCCTCATCGCTAGACGTAAACCTCCGAGCAAAATAAGGCTCAACCACCAGTAATTGAAGATAATGGATCTCGGCACCACTTCTTCGTGATTGCTATGCCAGTAAACAATAAGCGCTAACACAAGTGATGACAGAGTAACGGCTTTGCTGATCGCGATTAACGCTTCATTTCCAAAGTATCGCATCACCGCGCGATACATACCAAATCGGATAAAAATAGGTATCGATACAGCGGGGGCGGCTGTGAAAAGCCACGGATGATCGGACAACGGGTTGCCGGACTCCTCAAAACCCAAACGAACGACAAAGGATGACCACAATGCAAACCAAACCAGACAGATATCAGTGGTCACTTGAATAAGACGTTTGGAGCGTCGTGACAACCCCAGCAAGGTGCTTCTTAATTTATCCATGTATTCAGAGCTCCTCCCAGAGCATCCTGCTTGGCCCAGGCTTCAAGGCCTTGGGTCGCGTGGGGATTGAGGACGTGAATCGATGGTTTCGAGCTGCCCCGCCTTGAACTTCCAAGCCATCCAGGTAAGCGGCAAATACGCCACTAAACACGTGACAAAACCATCCCATTTAAATACCAGCATGCCTACTGCCAAGGGTATGAGCCACACTACGTTGATGAGCAGCACAGCTAGAGTTACTGGTAAGTGCTTTCCGCACTCACGAGACGCATATTGATATGCATGGCTGCGATGCGCTTCATAGACACGTTCGCGGCGTAGGAGTCGGCGGCAGAGAGTGTATGTTGCGTCAACTATGAATACCCCAAGCAAGACAAGCCAAACCCAGAAAAATTCAGGCAATGCCCAAGCTGCCTGCAGTGACAGCACGCCAAAGGTGATACCGAGAAATCCACTCCCGGCATCACCCATGAATATTCTCGCGGGTGGAAAATTCCAGAATAGAAACCCCGCTACCGCTCCAGCCAACAGCAGAGGAGGTCCTATCAAGCCAGGATAACCAGCGATGCTGTAAACGACACAGGCGCCTAGGCTGGCGCAGATAGCCTGTACGCTGGCGATTCCGTCTATACCGTCCATGAAGTTATACAGATTCAACAGCCACACCAGATAAATCGCACCGACGCAGAGCCCGGCAACACCAAGATCAAAGTCAAAATGGAGCAGTTTGATAGATGGAAATCCCGACATCCAGAACAGTGCCCAGCCGCCGGAAAGGAAATGCCCCAACAGCCGCCACCGCGCCGCGATATGGCCATGGTCATCCATGAAGCCTATGATCGCAATCAACAAGCCAGCACCGGCCAAGCCCAGATAGTCTCGCGAACCAACAGTGCCCTGAGCCAACAGCATGCACAGCGCAACCAAAAAAGTGATCACAATGGCCACTCCACCGCCGCGTGGAGTCGGTATCACGTGCGAACTTCTGCTGTTGGGTATATCCATAATGCTCTTGGATACTGCATACCGGCGTAGCAAACCAGTGAGCAACAACGAAAGCATGGCTGCCCCAGGGAAAAGCAACCAGTAAGTCATTGGCCGTAAGTTTCCTTGAAATGTTTTGCGGTAACAGCGAGTGCCTCGTTGACAGACAAAGGTGGGACCCAGCCCAACAGCTGATAATTCTTCGAAATATCGACCGTCAAAGAGCCGCACAATCTCTGAGAAATAGCCTGCTTGCCCATGAGCCTGGCAACAAACACCAACAGAGCGGCTGGCACTGGAATAAGCCTTGATGGCCTATTCAGAGCCACTGCTACCTTCTTTAATAATTGTGTAGTTGACAAGTCGTCACCGTCGCTAACCAGAAACCGCTGATTCACCGCATTGGGATGATCAAGACATGTAGCTATCAGACCAACAAGGTTGTCGAGTGCTACGAGGCTGCGGCGATTATTAATAGCGCCGAAAGGCAAAACAATCCCTTTTGCCGTGTACCGCATCATCGATAAAAAATTTGCCTTAACACCAGGGCCATAAACAAGAACGGGGCGAATAACCACGATCTCTAGTCCCGTTTGTTCCCCCATAGCCATCAGCTGTACCTCTGCTTCAGCTTTGGAGATTCCATAAGGATCGCAAGGATTAGGTTCATCGTCTGCCTGGTAGCTTTTGCCAGGAAGCGTGCCTTCACCATTGACCTTGATAGAACTGATGAAGACGAAACGCTTCACGCCGGCTGCTGCAGCTGCGTGGGCCAGCGCCAAAGTGCCTTGAACATTAACCTGACGAAAAGCTTCGAGGGGATTCGCTTCCTGGTCATCCATGACGTGCACGCGGGCGGCCGCATGGACAATGACGTCAATTTTTAGATGACTGCCGAGTTGTAATGCCAATTGCTCAAGGCTGCTCGCAACCAGAAGGCCGTCTGCACAGGCTAGAGATGCGCCGGGCGTACGCGTCGCAGCCGTCACAGTGATACCGGGACGATGAGACAGAGCCCCAACCACCCGCCCGCCGACGAACCCTGAGGCTCCAGTAACCAGCACGTGCATAACAATTCCTTAGCTTTTTTGACCAAACAGTCCGATTTATATGATCAGTATAACTCAGCACCGTCCGTACTACTTCCTTGGATACCGCACCACCCTCGTAGTCCGGCACCCCACGCATGGCCAGCTTGTTGCGATCATGCTGGCTGCCGACAACCTTGATCGGGTCCATTATCGGCTACGCCTTCAACCCGCGCGTGACCAACGTCCTTTCATCCATGCCTTCAGGGCGCTCATGAGCGTTGCGGATCTTGACAGACAGAAAATTAAGCAGGGAGGCTTCATAGGTGACAGTACCGCTGTCTGACAAAACGCATTCAGCTGTCATTTGTTGCCGGATGTAATCAAACAGCGCGACCGGCTTGACGACGCGTATCCACGGATTGTCCACAAAACCGCTAAGTCCACGAGTCCCTTTCGGGTTCGAGGGTGAGTAGAAACCACCACCGGCATATCACATTCGACCACCAACGCATCCAGTAAATCAAGCAGATCATGGAGATTCGTAAGCTCGATGCGCCCCACATTCCAAGCGCTTATCTGATGCTAGATCCTGTGCTCCCTATTCTCCCTGGAACCTGCTTACCATGATGCGGCCCGATGCAAAAGTCGAAAAGGTCTATTTCTACCCTAAACCCATCGACTTCCGAAATCCATTGACGGCCTGGCTGCCTTGGTCGAGCTGGACATCAAGGTCGCAGTCTTGGATCTCTCTCACACTCTAAACTGATTGTTGCACGCAGGCAGATTAAAAAATGCTGAACGTAATTTACTGCAAAAAACAGGGTCACTCGGTCCCGCTTTTCATTGCGCCAAGATTGTTTATTGCCCAGCTTCGCACAAGCGCGATCAGCAGTCCCAAGAAAAAGCCTCCTGCCAACGCTATAAGCAGGGCGGTAGACATATTAATAGCAGGACGGTTTGGTAGCGTAGGCCCCGCGACAAATCGGCAGTTCTTGAGATACAGGGCTTCGGCTTTTTGAATAGTGATGCTCAGAGTGTTGTAGACTTCGAGAACGTCATCGTCCTTCATGTCCTTCCCTTCAAAAAATTTGCTTAACACTACTGGCATATTGTTCAAGAAAATTTCGCCGGACTGAACTTCTTTATGCATTTTTAGCGCGCTTTCGTTAAACATACTCATCAGCATCAGCTGCTTCTTCTCATGCTCCAGATCCATACTGGTCTCGTTCAGTTGATCCAACTGTATCTCGGTAGCTACGAGTTGAGTACCTGCGGGTAGGAACGGAACGTTCTTTTCATCTACAGTGATCAAAGTTTGTGCGCTAGTAGCTTCACTATTTTTCGGTTCACGCTTAACAATTTCCTGCAGGACTGCCTGACGGCGCTTCAGCGCCGCTGTTTCGAGCCTGTTTTCCAACATTTCATTGTCGATTTCAAGAGAACGTACGGCGTTATCGGTGTTATCTGCTAGCAACTTTTCAGTAAATGCATCATACGCGATCACATCCATAATATAACGCCCTACCAAGCCCACCATCTGCTGAGCTACTTTAGGATCGCCATCTTTCAGATGTATACGCAGCCCAAGGATATTGTTACCTACATCTTTAGGCGTGAACAGAGTCTTAGCGTCGGCCTGTGTGAAAGAATGCAGCGGTTCGATTTGCTGACCGATGCCACCGAATGAATCGAATGTGTCCTTAAGTACTTGAAGGCCTGGGGTTTCCGCGATCTGCATCGCATTGACGTAACGCTCAAATCGGTCGGACTCCTGCATCGCCGTGGCATAACGTTTATAGTCGGACAATGTAATACCTATACCTTCGCTTGAATCCAGAGGAATAGGTCCACCGAACTGGTATAGCCCACTACTCTCATATTTCTCATGGGTACCGACGCTGATTGCAGTGATCGCCATTATCACCATGGTCGTGCCAATGATAACCCATCGTGAGGACCAGAGCGCGCGGATGATGTTTGATAAAGAAATATCAACCGTAGCAGGGGGCATTGCGGATTTTTCGCGAATAGTTGAACTGGCCATGGTATTTTTTCGAAATGAGTGAAATATGTGACAAATCGTGTGCTCAGCCTTTATCAGACCGACAAGCCTGAAATGCCAAGCGAGTTGTGGCAACAGGAGACATACCTAATCAGGATACTCCGGATTCGAGTCGAGCCGGCAATTTGCCCTGCGCCGAATCCAGGAGTTCCCGATAGATCTGCAAGTGTTGCTCCACAATTTTGTTGATCGCGAAGGCCTCCTCGGCCAATACCCGACCTGCCTGCCCCATCGCGCGGCGACCGTTGGCATCCTCCATCAACTCCTGCAGCGCGTCAGCCAGCGCCGCTGCGTTACCTGCCGGCACCAGCAAGCCGGTAACATTAGGCGTGATCGCATCACGGCAACCGGCAACGTCGGTGGTCACCACTGCGCGACCACACGCTGCAGCTTCCACTAGCGCCTTGGGCAGCCCTTCGCGATAGGAGGGGAGACAGACGATGTTCGCCTCCGCATACTGTCGAGCTATGTCCGTACGGTGTCCCATAAGCTCGACATCTCCCTCCTTTCGCCAGTGAGCCACCTGCGCTTCGGAAACGGTGGTCGAATTGCCCGGATCGACGGCTCCGATCAGACGCATGTCGACTTGCAGGCCGCGCGCGTGCAACAGACGTGCTGCTTCCACGAATTCCACCACGCCTTTATCGCGCAACAGACGTGCCGCCATAACGACTACCGGCTTTCCCGCTGGCTCCGGCAAACATGGATAATCGGCCAGGCTGACACCCGAGCCGCGGATCAGGCGTGCTTGCTCCGGCGCGAGAAGGCCGAGCGTTAGTAAGACCTGTCGATCATCCGGGTTTTGGAAAATGACGGTGAGATTGCGATGACCGAAGGCGGCGCCGTACATGCGTCTGACTAAAGCGCGCCGTATTCTCGCCCTCAAGGATTGCGCCATGAACACAGTGCCGAGTCCCGATACAGCCGCCACCACCGCAGGCACCTGCGATAGTCGAGCAGCTATGCCGCCATAGATCACTGGCTTGATGGTGACCAAGTGCACCAGTTGCGGACGCAAGTGGCGGAACAGCCTAATCAGTGAGCGGATGGTTTTCAGCTCCTGCAGAGGGTTGTGCCCCTTGCGCTCGAAAGGAACCGCATGGTGCGTGAAACCGAGTGCCCGGATGGCCTGCACGCTTACGCCATCGGACGTCGCCACATGTACAGCATAGCCCGCCTCGCGCGCAGCAATGGCCAACGGTAGCCGGTGCGACAGGAAGAATTCCGGCGCGTTGATCACAAAAAGGATCGTCTTCATGCTGCGGGCTCGCAATTGGCAATGTACCAAGGCATTGCTTTAGCTACGCCTTCAGTGATCCTGTACTGAGGCGCGTATCCTAGACGCGAAGCCGCTTTGCTGACATCTGCCTGAGAATGGCGCACATCGCCTGCACGGAAATCGCGGTAACAGGCGTTTCGGCCATAGCTGACCCCGTTACCGGCCATTGCGACCTTCAGCGCTACAAACAGGTCGTTGAGGGTGGTGCGATCCCCCACCGCCACGTTGTAGATCTCATTCTTGGCCTCATCGGGCGCAGTCGCAGCCAGCAGATTGGCCTGTAAGGCATTTTCGATGAAGCAGAAGTCGCGGCTGGTCTCCCCGTCTCCGTTTATGAATATGTCCTCGTCGTGGATCATTGCAGCGGCCCATTTCGGGATCACTGCAGCGTATGCACCGTTTGGGTCCTGACGCGGACCGAAAACGTTGAAATAACGCAGGCCAATTGCCTTGAACCCATAGGTCCGGGCAAACACCTCGGCATAAAGTTCGTTGA includes these proteins:
- a CDS encoding glycosyltransferase, which produces MSLPLVTVIIASYNHAPYIEASVRSVLQQTYPNIELLVVDDGSKDGSVELLQALQAEAGFDFIAQANKGLSRTLNEAIARAKGSLIVPFGSDDIMFPHRIATQVEYMEGKPEVGICSANIEIIDQDGVVMGGREQRKRNLAFRRLDFDDLFLDRKPGPMAATLMFRVEALQKAGGFDPDIRLEDLYIELAVAHAGYFIDVLGEPLAQYRKHATNTYKNQRFMYENVLKTYAMYKSHPAYEHICMDFRNSMMLKTAGRDKKLSREILSQIPLRFWNKKTFRGLLRLVTS
- a CDS encoding glycosyltransferase family 2 protein, which encodes MTTLVSASPSDQDAIGMPLVSIIAPCYNAEKYLDLAIASIYAQSYRNFEVIIVDDGSTDRSIEMLEALQKVHGFQLYRQANQGVSAALNHGLQHARGKYVSTPDLDDIMLPNSVAVRVAYLEEHPDAGLVGANSRYIDPEGKVLKDEPRKHPSRYDFADILANARVCGAPAALYRMEALKAANFYDPSIKVQDFQITLRIAHLGWFIDVIPVLITLYRRHPNNLSKRYLPVLEADMAAIAPYMDHFAYPLARREIIHKALKYAVLQDKAHALKLIRSLPVAQWNRVTVQRLRRLFFKW
- a CDS encoding nucleoside-diphosphate sugar epimerase/dehydratase, which gives rise to MDKLRSTLLGLSRRSKRLIQVTTDICLVWFALWSSFVVRLGFEESGNPLSDHPWLFTAAPAVSIPIFIRFGMYRAVMRYFGNEALIAISKAVTLSSLVLALIVYWHSNHEEVVPRSIIFNYWWLSLILLGGLRLAMRQYFLGDWFAAAIHAPFTRKDDGLLRVAVYGAGAAGNQLVAALRMGRMMRPVAFIDDDTNIANTIISGLQVFKPRHIQKLIDSCGAQEVLLAVPSASRARRREILNFLEQFPLHVRSIPGFMDLASGRVKVDDIQEVDIADLLGRDSVPAQENLLERCIAGQSVMVTGAGGSIGSELCRQILTQRPTTLVLFDHSEFNLYIILSELEQRIARESLNVRLLPILGSVRNPDQLHDVMRNWSIDTVYHAAAYKHVPMVEHNIAEGVLNNVIGTLNTAQSALRAGVANFVLISTDKAVRPTNVMGSTKRLAEMILQALSAESAPVLYRFADNIPTVNKTRFTMVRFGNVLGSSGSVIPLFHKQIKSGGPLTVTHPNITRYFMTIPEAAQLVIQAGSMGKGGDVFVLDMGEPVKIVELAEKMIHLSGLSIRSENNPHGDIVIEFTGLRPGEKLYEELLIGDNVELTGHPMIMAAQEEFLSWASLKLKLTELVDSVESDDYNHVRLLLREIVTGYAPDGEIVDWIHMQQRTDS
- a CDS encoding glycosyltransferase family 4 protein, encoding MTYWLLFPGAAMLSLLLTGLLRRYAVSKSIMDIPNSRSSHVIPTPRGGGVAIVITFLVALCMLLAQGTVGSRDYLGLAGAGLLIAIIGFMDDHGHIAARWRLLGHFLSGGWALFWMSGFPSIKLLHFDFDLGVAGLCVGAIYLVWLLNLYNFMDGIDGIASVQAICASLGACVVYSIAGYPGLIGPPLLLAGAVAGFLFWNFPPARIFMGDAGSGFLGITFGVLSLQAAWALPEFFWVWLVLLGVFIVDATYTLCRRLLRRERVYEAHRSHAYQYASRECGKHLPVTLAVLLINVVWLIPLAVGMLVFKWDGFVTCLVAYLPLTWMAWKFKAGQLETIDSRPQSPRDPRP
- a CDS encoding NAD-dependent epimerase/dehydratase family protein produces the protein MHVLVTGASGFVGGRVVGALSHRPGITVTAATRTPGASLACADGLLVASSLEQLALQLGSHLKIDVIVHAAARVHVMDDQEANPLEAFRQVNVQGTLALAHAAAAAGVKRFVFISSIKVNGEGTLPGKSYQADDEPNPCDPYGISKAEAEVQLMAMGEQTGLEIVVIRPVLVYGPGVKANFLSMMRYTAKGIVLPFGAINNRRSLVALDNLVGLIATCLDHPNAVNQRFLVSDGDDLSTTQLLKKVAVALNRPSRLIPVPAALLVFVARLMGKQAISQRLCGSLTVDISKNYQLLGWVPPLSVNEALAVTAKHFKETYGQ
- a CDS encoding UDP-N-acetylglucosamine 2-epimerase gives rise to the protein MDNPWIRVVKPVALFDYIRQQMTAECVLSDSGTVTYEASLLNFLSVKIRNAHERPEGMDERTLVTRGLKA
- a CDS encoding glycosyltransferase family 4 protein; its protein translation is MKTILFVINAPEFFLSHRLPLAIAAREAGYAVHVATSDGVSVQAIRALGFTHHAVPFERKGHNPLQELKTIRSLIRLFRHLRPQLVHLVTIKPVIYGGIAARLSQVPAVVAAVSGLGTVFMAQSLRARIRRALVRRMYGAAFGHRNLTVIFQNPDDRQVLLTLGLLAPEQARLIRGSGVSLADYPCLPEPAGKPVVVMAARLLRDKGVVEFVEAARLLHARGLQVDMRLIGAVDPGNSTTVSEAQVAHWRKEGDVELMGHRTDIARQYAEANIVCLPSYREGLPKALVEAAACGRAVVTTDVAGCRDAITPNVTGLLVPAGNAAALADALQELMEDANGRRAMGQAGRVLAEEAFAINKIVEQHLQIYRELLDSAQGKLPARLESGVS
- a CDS encoding NAD-dependent epimerase/dehydratase family protein — encoded protein: MTAYAELLQALPGAPKKWLVTGVAGFIGSNLLEHLLKLDQQVLGLDNFATGYQRNLDEVRLLVTERQWSRFTLIQGDIRNLADCQRACEGVDYVLHQAALGSVPRSVNDPILTDGTNIGGFLNMLVAARDAKVKSFTYAASSSTYGDHPALPKVEANIGRPLSPYAVTKYVNELYAEVFARTYGFKAIGLRYFNVFGPRQDPNGAYAAVIPKWAAAMIHDEDIFINGDGETSRDFCFIENALQANLLAATAPDEAKNEIYNVAVGDRTTLNDLFVALKVAMAGNGVSYGRNACYRDFRAGDVRHSQADVSKAASRLGYAPQYRITEGVAKAMPWYIANCEPAA